DNA from Thermodesulfobacteriota bacterium:
CCGCGAAAGGAATAAACATCAGGCCGTTCCATCGCTCTGATATGGCATTGGCGTTTAACGCCAGGGCAATCAGTGACGCCAGGAAAAGCCCGTACCAGACCGGATGGAAAAAATCGAAATAAAAATGGGCCTTGAATTGGGGCAGGACACCGGTCAGTTTCCAGACGCCGATGATGGCTAAAAACTTCATTTTGGAAAAGGTGGTCTGGAGCACGACCAGTTTTTCCGGAGGCAGATCCCGGATGGTATAGGCGATCAGTCCCTGGGAAGCGACAAACACCAGGCCGGTAAATACCGCCAGCCGTTTATTGGCGCATTTGCGGCGCAGCCATGAGGCTGACTTGGAGAATGACATGGTTACCCCCCGAATTATATTTACAAAACTGCCCGAGTATGGAATAAAACGGTAACGGGTGTCAAGGTAATGCGCCAGAATAATAATGCTTATTAAACGAAGCCCCCTGCCCTTTCCATATGACACCGACAACCTGTTGATGAACATTAAGGAGTGGAACATGATTAAAACGAAAATCACGGAAATGCTGGGCATTCAATACCCGCTGGTGGGCGGCACCATGATGTCTATTTCCACGGCGGATTTTGTCGCCGCCATTGCCAATGCCGGCGGGCTGGGTATTCTGGCCTCGGCCATATACAAAACAAAAGAAGATTTTACCGCGGCCATTGACCGGATCCAACAGGCCACGGACAAGCCTTTTGCCGTGAACATCAACCTTTTCCCGGCCATGACCGCCATCGACAACAATATTTATGTCGACGTCATGATCGAAAAAGGCGTCAAAATCGTGGAGACGTCCGGCCACTCGGCCCCGGAAGACCTTTGCGTGCGGTTTAAAAAAGCCGGCATGACCTGGATCCACAAATGCGTCGGCATCCGTTACGCCAAAAAAGCCGTCAGCCTGGGGGCGGATATCATCACCGTGGTCGGCTATGAAAACGGCGGCGCCACCGGCAAGCTTGACATCGGCACCCTGGTGCTGGTGCCGTCGGTGGTGGACGCGGTGAACGTCCCGGTCATCGGCGGCGGCGGCGTGTCCGACGGACGTGGCGTGCTGGCGGTGCTGGCCCTGGGCGCCCAGGGAGTAATCATGGGCACCCGGCTGATGGCCACGAAAGAGTGCCCCATTCACGACAACCTCAAGCAGGCCCTGCTTTCTGCCAGCGAGCTGGATACCATGCTGATCATGCGCTCCATCGGCGCCACCCACCGGGTCTGGGCCAATGCCGCCGCCCAGAAGTGCGCGGCCATTGAAAAGGATGGCGGCAGTTTCGAGGAAGTCCTGAACGTGGTGGCGGGCGACAAAGCCCGGCAGATGTACGCCAACGGCGATTGCAACGTGGGCGTCATCTCCTGCGGCCAGGGGGTGGGGCTGGTCCACGACATCCCCACGGTGGCTGAGTTGTTCGCGCGGATCATGGCCGAAGCCGAACAGGCCCGTAACGCCATAAAATGCGCTTCTTGATAATGACCGGATAATTGATGCTGTCCGTCGTACTGATCATCATCGGACTTATCGCGGCCCTGGCCGGCATCGTCGGATGCATCCTGCCGTTGCTGCCGGGACCCATGCTCAGCTTCCTGTCACTGGTTATTCTGGACCTGGCCAGGGACTGGCAGCCCTTTTCCCTGACTTTCCTGCTGGTCATGGCCGCCATCGCCGTGGGCATGACGCTTCTGGACTATGTCGTCTCCGCGGCCGGCGCTAAAAAATACGGCGCCACCAAATTCGGCGTGTGGGGATCAGTGATCGGCATGGTCATCGGCATTTTCGTCTTTCCGCCGGTAGGCATTTTTGCAGGCGCCCTGATCGGCGCCATCGCCGGGGAGCTCGCCATGGGGAAAAGTACGGGCCAGGCCATGCGCGTGGGCTGGGGGGTCCTTGTCGGCAACTTTATCGGCGCGGCCATCAAGCTGGCCTACTGCCTGACAGCGTTTTTTTTCTACATCACAAAAATGTTTTAGCCCGGATATTCTCCGATCAATGCGGGTGAAGAGGGCCAGCATCCGGATTTTACTTGATTATTACGAGGCCTGACCTTATAGTTTCAATGATAGGGTGTAAATCGGAACATTCTCGCGACGGGACCGGATCTCATCCGGGAAACAATCATCGCTTACGGGGAGACGGGGCATGCAGGTAAATGAGGGGACCATCGACAGGATCGTCAGGTTGATCATTTCCATTACCATCATCGTATTTTTTCTGCTGGGGTGGCTGCCGGGTTACTGGTCCCTGCTACTGGTCATGAGCGGCACCATGCTCATGTCCGCCATCACCGGATATTGTCCGCTCTACACACCTCTGGGTATCAATACCTGCAAAAAATAAAGAGTGTGACAAATAAAAACGGAAAAGCCGGACCATGACCTCACAAATCTTCGTTTTGGTTCTTTTACTGCTGCTGTCGGGCTTCTTTTCCGCCTCTGAAACGGCTCTATTCTCCATCAGCCGATCCAAAGCCCGTTTCATGGCCAATAAAAAACATCGCCTTGACGTCCTCATCAAGAAGATGAAAGACGATCCCCACCGGCTTCTTTCGACTATCCTCATCGGCAATAATCTGGTCAATATCGGGGCATCGGCCCTGGCCACAGCCATTACCCTGGAAGTTTTTCCCAATAATGCCGTCGGAATCGCCACCGGCATCATGACCTTTTTTATTCTGATCTTTGGCGAAATTATTCCCAAGTCCATTGCCGCTAAGAACAACATCATGATCGCCAGGGCCATCATATACCCCCTCTACTTAATATCATTGTTTTTTTATCCAATCATTCTGCTGCTCAACTTTATCCCCCGGATTACCGGCAGGATCAAGCCGCCTCCGACCATAACCGAAGAAGAGCTGAAAGCAATCATCGAGGTCACCGAAGAAGAGGGAGAAATCAACGGGGAAGAAAAAGAGTTCATCCACAACATCTTCAAACTGGACGACACCAGCGCCTCGGAAATCATGACCCCGGCCATGGATATGTTAGTCATTGATGCCGACAAGCCCCTGCCCCTGGCCCATGTCATCAAATCAGGTTTCACCCGCATCCCGGTCTATGAAGGCAACTCTCACAACATTATCGGTATTATAAATATCAAGGATATTCTCCGGCAGTGCGCCGTCTCCAGGGACCCGGTCAACATCCGCAAGATCATGACCAAACCCTATTTTATCCCGGAATCCAAAAAGCTCAACGGCCTCCTGAAACAATTCAAAAACAGGAAAAGCCACATGGCTATCGTCATTAACGAGCACGGCGACGTGGCCGGACTGATCACGCTTGAAGATGTTCTGGAAGAACTGGTGGGGGATATTGTCGATGAAACCGATAAATACGAGCCGCATATCGTAAAAGTCAACAAGACGCAGTGGATTGTCCTGGGAAAATCGGACATTGAAGAGATAAGCGAAAAAATCCCCATGCATATCGCACCATCGCGGGAATACGACACTTTTTCCGGTTATGTCCTCTGGAAGATCGGGCGGATACCGGAAGCCGGAGAGACATTCAAGCTGGGCCGATTTAAAATAACCGTAAAGGACATGAAAGCCAACCGCATCGTCTCCCTCGTCGTTACCGATACCGGCCAGGTTGAGCCGGAAGACACGGATCAGGAGGACGATGAGCAGGAATGATTTTCATGTTGACATAACCGCATGAAACGCATAAGGAAGACACACGGCAAGACGACCCGGCGGGCCCTGGTGGGGAATAATGTCCCCGTCGATAATGCAACCCCCTATAATGAAGATAAACGCATTCTCATGAAACGACTGACGTTTTTCACCATCTGTATACTCATTGTCTGTCTGGCCGCCGCCTGCGGCAAAGTCAAGGAAGAGAAAACCGCCGATCAACTGGCTGATGAGGGTCTGAAAGCGTTTGAGAAAAGAAAGTACCAGAAATCCATCGAAGCCTTTGAAAAGCTTCGGGACTGGTATCCGTTCAGTAAACACGCCATTACGGCCGACCTGAAAATCGCCGACGCCCATTTTTATATGGAAGAGTACGAAGAAGCGGTCATCGCCTACGAAGAGTTCGAGCGGCTGCACCCCCGCAATGAAGCCATTCCCATGGTCGTTTACCGTATCGGGCTCTGCCATTTCAACCGGTTGGACACCATCGACCGGGACCAGACGCCGGCGGAAAAAGCCATGGACGCCTTCTACCGACTGCGCCGGCAATACCCGGACAGCGAATATGCCGCCAAAGCGGCCGACCTCGTTGTCAAGTGCCGGCAAAGCCTGGCTGCCCACGATCTCTATGTGGGAAAATTCTATTTTAAATCAAAGCATTACAAATCAGCCCTGGACCGGTTTGAAAAAGTGGTTAATCTCTACGCTGACGTCGGTGACGTCCAGACCGCCGAGCAGTATATCGCCCTGTGCCGGGAAAAACTGAACGAGGATACGGAAAATCAGAAAAAAGAGCAGGCCGAATAAAAAAGAACTTTACTGGCCTGAAAAAACCCGGTATAAATTTTGATTTTAATAAAGATAGTGACAATTACGAAAATCGAACAAACGGAAAGGATAATCATCCATGTCTAAAAAATGTGATATATGCGGGAAAAAACCCATGATCGGGCATAACATCAGCCACGCGCATAACGTAACCCGGCGCCGGTTTTACCCCAACCTCCAGAGAGTCCGGGCAATCCGTAACGGGCATGTGGAAAAAATCAACGCCTGCACCGAGTGCATCAAATCGGGCCTTGTCGTCAAGGCGGCGTAACGCCCCCGGTCAATGCTCTTCCGGCGACGTGCTTAACCGCTTAACGTCATAAACGGATTTTATCTTTTTCACCACGGCAATCACGCTATCCAGCTGCCTGGCCCCGTCCACCGTCAGGGAACAGATGTAATCCCGTGACCGGTCCGCGTTATCTTCGGTATTGACGGCAATAACATCGGCCCCCTGCTGGCTGACCAGCGAGGTAATTTCCGCCAGCAGCCCGTTCCGGGGAAACGACCGGACCCGGATTCTCACCGGGTATTTCGACGACCGGTCATCGGCCCAGGAGACATCGATCCGCCGCTCCCGCGGGGCTTTGACGACATTGACACAGGTCGCCCGGTGAACGGCCACCCCCGCTCCGCGGGTGATATATCCCGCTATGGGTTCACCCGGCACCGGCTGGCAACATTTGGCGAACCGGACCAGCATGTCGTCCACCCCGTGAACGATCACCCCGTCCGCGGGTTTTTTCTTGATCATGCGCGAAAAAAGCCGATTGAACAGGGACTGTTCCTCGTCGGGAGCGGGTTTCAGCCTGGGGAAAAACTTCTGGACCACCTGCCGGGGAGTCACTTTTCCGTAACCGACATGCTCGATCATGTCGTCGATCGTCTTAAACCCCAGCTGTTCCATGACCTGCGCCATTTCGGGGGAATTGACGCTTTCGCTGAAGTTGAGCCGGTATTTGGAAAAAGTCTTTTCGCACATTTCCCGGCCCAATTGAATACTCCGGTCCCTTTCCTGGGCCTTGATCCACCGCTTGATCCGTGAACGGGCTTTGGCGGTGCGGGCGAAATTCAGCCAGTCCCGGCTGGGGGTGCCCTTGGACGAGGTCAGAATCTCCACGATATCGCCCGTTTTCAGAATATAGGACAGCTGGACCATGCGGCCGTTCACCTTGGCGCCGACGCACTGATGGCCGATTTCAGTATGGATCAAATAAGCAAAGTCAATGGGCGTTGCCCCCTGGATCAGCGAACGCACCTCCCCTCCCGGCGTGAACACATGGACTTCGTCGGAAAACAGGTTCAGCCGGACGTCTTCCAGAAATTCCCCGGGCGTGTCGATTTCTTTCTGGGCCTCGATCAGGTTCTGGATCCACGAGAAGGGGTTCCCTTCCTTGGACGGCAGCGCTTTCCCTTCCTTGTAACTCCAGTGGGCGGCGATACCGGAGGTGGCGATGGAGTCCATCTCCCGCGTCCGGATCTGGATCTCCACGCGCTCCCCGAAGGGTCCGAAAACCGTGGTATGCAGGGACTGGTACATATTGGCTTTGGGCAGGGCGATATAGTCCTTGAACTTTTTGGCGATCGGTCGCCACAGGGAATGGATGATCCCCAGGGCCTCATAGCACTGGGGCACGGTGTCTAAAATGATGCGGAAGGCGATAATGTCATAGATCTCCTCAAACGGCAGGTCCTGGGTCTGCATTTTCTGATAGATGCTGTATATCTGCTTGTGACGGCCCGACACCTCGCCTTTCAGTCCGCTGGCGGCCATTTTTTCGGATATATATTCCCGGACGCTTTCGATATAGGCGTCCCGCTCCTCCCTGTTCTTGCTGATTTTACCGCTGATCGAGGCGTAAACCTCGGCATAAAGGGTCCGGAAAGATATCTCCTCCAGCTCGTTCTTGATCCAGTAAATACCGAGCCTGGCGGCGATAGGCGCGTAAATGTCCATGGTTTCCTGGGCAATGGCCTGCTGCTTGTGCTCTTTATGAAACTGAATGGTTCTCATGTTGTGAAGACGATCGACCAGTTTAATCAGGATCACCCGGATATCATCGGCCATGGCCAGAATCATTTTCCGGATACTGTCGGCCTGCCGCGCCTGGGCGCTGTTGTAGGGCAGCGCGCTCAACTTGGTCAGTCCTTTGACGATCTTTACGGTCTCCTCACCGAACAGTTCGCGCAGGTCTTCCTCGGTGGCGTTGGTGTCCTCCAGAACATCATGAAGCAAACCGGCCGATATGCAGACGCTGTCCATTTTCATGGAAGCCAGAATGCCGGCCACCTCCAGCGGATGAGACAGGTAGGGCTCGCCGGAAAGACGGACCTGGCCTTCATGAACCCTGGCGGAATAGATATAGGCTCTCTCGACAATACCCGTATCCCCGTCCGGGTTATACTTGGTCATGGTGTCGAGAATATCGGTAATACGTATCATTAAATAGGCTCAAACCGTGTTAAAGGCGACTTTCGCCGTTATCAATAGGCCTTGGCAAAGACACCCCGGATTTCACCCCGGCCACCGCAGCAGACACAGGGGCCCGCATCCGCCGCCCGTGATTCATCCAGGGGCAGACAACGGATGGTGACCGACAGATCTTCCTTTATTTTTTCCTCGCACCGGGCCGAACCGCACCAGGGCGACAGGGCGAAGCCGCCGTGAATTTCCGGGTTGTCCGGATTCTTCGGCGTGAAAAATTCATAAAACGCCTTTTGATCATCGATCCGTACGGTGTTCTGTTCCCGGTGGGCCACGGCCCGCCCCAGCAGGGTCGCCTGAATATCGTCCAGGATATTGACGATTTCCGCTTCAAACTGCTCCAGG
Protein-coding regions in this window:
- a CDS encoding nitronate monooxygenase, with amino-acid sequence MIKTKITEMLGIQYPLVGGTMMSISTADFVAAIANAGGLGILASAIYKTKEDFTAAIDRIQQATDKPFAVNINLFPAMTAIDNNIYVDVMIEKGVKIVETSGHSAPEDLCVRFKKAGMTWIHKCVGIRYAKKAVSLGADIITVVGYENGGATGKLDIGTLVLVPSVVDAVNVPVIGGGGVSDGRGVLAVLALGAQGVIMGTRLMATKECPIHDNLKQALLSASELDTMLIMRSIGATHRVWANAAAQKCAAIEKDGGSFEEVLNVVAGDKARQMYANGDCNVGVISCGQGVGLVHDIPTVAELFARIMAEAEQARNAIKCAS
- a CDS encoding DUF456 domain-containing protein; the encoded protein is MLSVVLIIIGLIAALAGIVGCILPLLPGPMLSFLSLVILDLARDWQPFSLTFLLVMAAIAVGMTLLDYVVSAAGAKKYGATKFGVWGSVIGMVIGIFVFPPVGIFAGALIGAIAGELAMGKSTGQAMRVGWGVLVGNFIGAAIKLAYCLTAFFFYITKMF
- the rpmB gene encoding 50S ribosomal protein L28, whose product is MSKKCDICGKKPMIGHNISHAHNVTRRRFYPNLQRVRAIRNGHVEKINACTECIKSGLVVKAA
- a CDS encoding hemolysin family protein, translated to MTSQIFVLVLLLLLSGFFSASETALFSISRSKARFMANKKHRLDVLIKKMKDDPHRLLSTILIGNNLVNIGASALATAITLEVFPNNAVGIATGIMTFFILIFGEIIPKSIAAKNNIMIARAIIYPLYLISLFFYPIILLLNFIPRITGRIKPPPTITEEELKAIIEVTEEEGEINGEEKEFIHNIFKLDDTSASEIMTPAMDMLVIDADKPLPLAHVIKSGFTRIPVYEGNSHNIIGIINIKDILRQCAVSRDPVNIRKIMTKPYFIPESKKLNGLLKQFKNRKSHMAIVINEHGDVAGLITLEDVLEELVGDIVDETDKYEPHIVKVNKTQWIVLGKSDIEEISEKIPMHIAPSREYDTFSGYVLWKIGRIPEAGETFKLGRFKITVKDMKANRIVSLVVTDTGQVEPEDTDQEDDEQE
- a CDS encoding outer membrane protein assembly factor BamD, with amino-acid sequence MKRIRKTHGKTTRRALVGNNVPVDNATPYNEDKRILMKRLTFFTICILIVCLAAACGKVKEEKTADQLADEGLKAFEKRKYQKSIEAFEKLRDWYPFSKHAITADLKIADAHFYMEEYEEAVIAYEEFERLHPRNEAIPMVVYRIGLCHFNRLDTIDRDQTPAEKAMDAFYRLRRQYPDSEYAAKAADLVVKCRQSLAAHDLYVGKFYFKSKHYKSALDRFEKVVNLYADVGDVQTAEQYIALCREKLNEDTENQKKEQAE
- a CDS encoding DUF2892 domain-containing protein, which produces MQVNEGTIDRIVRLIISITIIVFFLLGWLPGYWSLLLVMSGTMLMSAITGYCPLYTPLGINTCKK
- a CDS encoding bifunctional (p)ppGpp synthetase/guanosine-3',5'-bis(diphosphate) 3'-pyrophosphohydrolase, whose amino-acid sequence is MIRITDILDTMTKYNPDGDTGIVERAYIYSARVHEGQVRLSGEPYLSHPLEVAGILASMKMDSVCISAGLLHDVLEDTNATEEDLRELFGEETVKIVKGLTKLSALPYNSAQARQADSIRKMILAMADDIRVILIKLVDRLHNMRTIQFHKEHKQQAIAQETMDIYAPIAARLGIYWIKNELEEISFRTLYAEVYASISGKISKNREERDAYIESVREYISEKMAASGLKGEVSGRHKQIYSIYQKMQTQDLPFEEIYDIIAFRIILDTVPQCYEALGIIHSLWRPIAKKFKDYIALPKANMYQSLHTTVFGPFGERVEIQIRTREMDSIATSGIAAHWSYKEGKALPSKEGNPFSWIQNLIEAQKEIDTPGEFLEDVRLNLFSDEVHVFTPGGEVRSLIQGATPIDFAYLIHTEIGHQCVGAKVNGRMVQLSYILKTGDIVEILTSSKGTPSRDWLNFARTAKARSRIKRWIKAQERDRSIQLGREMCEKTFSKYRLNFSESVNSPEMAQVMEQLGFKTIDDMIEHVGYGKVTPRQVVQKFFPRLKPAPDEEQSLFNRLFSRMIKKKPADGVIVHGVDDMLVRFAKCCQPVPGEPIAGYITRGAGVAVHRATCVNVVKAPRERRIDVSWADDRSSKYPVRIRVRSFPRNGLLAEITSLVSQQGADVIAVNTEDNADRSRDYICSLTVDGARQLDSVIAVVKKIKSVYDVKRLSTSPEEH